A portion of the Punica granatum isolate Tunisia-2019 chromosome 7, ASM765513v2, whole genome shotgun sequence genome contains these proteins:
- the LOC116214294 gene encoding homeobox protein knotted-1-like 2, with translation MEDQYNQMNGGSGHHRGNFLYPSNQTSAMSFHLQSATDHHQCFQSPAHVKTEAANNSNNNNHHHLGQHQKLRYSLQAGISDQSSSSNEVEAIKAKIVAHPQYSNLLEAYMDCQKIGAPPEVVAKLAAARQEFEARQRSSSVTSSDAAKDPELDQFMEAYYDMLVKYREELTRPLQEAMDFMRRIETQLNMLSNGPVRIFNSDEKGEGAGSSEDDQDNSGGETDLPEIDPRAEDRELKNHLLKKYSGYLSSLKQELSKKKKKGKLPKEARQKLLSWWELHYKWPYPSETEKVALAESTGLDQKQINNWFINQRKRHWKPSEDMQFMVMDGLHPQNAAALYIDSHYMSDGPYRLGP, from the exons ATGGAGGATCAATACAACCAGATGAACGGTGGGAGTGGCCACCACCGAGGGAATTTCCTCTACCCTTCTAACCAGACATCGGCCATGTCTTTCCACCTCCAATCTGCTACTGATCATCATCAGTGTTTCCAGTCACCAGCTCATGTGAAAACAGAAGCTGCTAATAACAGTAATAATAacaatcatcatcatctcggACAGCATCAGAAGCTTCGGTACTCTCTTCAAGCAGGGATCAGCGATCAGAGCTCCTCGAGCAACGAAGTCGAGGCAATCAAAGCCAAGATTGTAGCTCACCCTCAGTACTCCAACCTCTTGGAAGCTTACATGGACTGCCAAAAG ATTGGAGCGCCGCCGGAGGTGGTGGCGAAGCTGGCAGCGGCAAGACAGGAGTTCGAGGCAAGGCAGCGGTCATCGTCTGTGACCTCTTCAGATGCTGCGAAGGACCCGGAACTCGATCAATTCATG GAAGCGTACTATGACATGCTAGTGAAATACCGGGAAGAGCTGACCCGGCCGCTGCAGGAAGCCATGGATTTCATGCGACGGATCGAAACCCAGCTCAACATGCTCAGCAATGGCCCCGTTCGTATCTTCAATTCTG ACGAGAAGGGTGAGGGTGCTGGTTCCTCGGAAGATGATCAAGACAACAGCGGAGGAGAAACGGACTTGCCGGAAATTGATCCACGTGCTGAGGACCGAGAGCTCAAGAACCACTTGCTGAAGAAGTATAGCGGGTACTTGAGTAGTCTCAAACAAGAGCTttccaagaagaagaagaaggggaagcTTCCGAAAGAGGCCAGACAGAAGCTCCTTAGTTGGTGGGAGTTGCATTACAAGTGGCCATATCCTTCG GAGACAGAGAAGGTGGCATTGGCGGAATCAACGGGCTTGGACCAGAAACAGATAAACAATTGGTTCATTAACCAACGGAAACGGCACTGGAAACCCTCGGAGGACATGCAGTTCATGGTGATGGATGGTCTACATCCCCAGAACGCAGCGGCTTTGTACATCGACAGTCACTACATGAGTGATGGTCCGTACCGTCTAGGTCCATGA